One genomic segment of Salvelinus fontinalis isolate EN_2023a unplaced genomic scaffold, ASM2944872v1 scaffold_0043, whole genome shotgun sequence includes these proteins:
- the LOC129842481 gene encoding uncharacterized protein LOC129842481 produces the protein MLLFLTQGEKVEFTCAGCKAFYASKVEQFHTLPLVLVLHLKRFGGPGGLEKLETLLFPSELRLSTLCGDIVPAHRPCLTNQAPNIQVSIPQTLASQVSSPPGEAKDSALCSSGQYISDILNASGNWFCCNDSQVSMSNEAECLPALLYVQGRRAGGPSTQALTGPPAPTGSALGPASTPQAQPSLNRGSTRPRLNTPSPASTRAAPGPASAPSAQPQQG, from the exons ATGCTTTTGTTTCTAACCCAGGGCGAAAAGGTCGAATTCACATGTGCGGGCTGCAAAGCCTTCTACGCCTCAAAAGTGGAGCAGTTCCACACACTGCCTCT TGTGCTGGTTCTGCATCTGAAGAGGTTTGGAGGACCTGGGGGCTTGGAGAAGCTGGAGACTCTTTTGTTTCCTTCGGAGCTGAGGCTCTCCACCCTCTGTGGGGACATTGTGCCAGCCCACAGGCCCTGCCTGACCAACCAGGCCCCCAATATCCAGGTGTCCATCCCCCAGACCCTCGCCAGCCAAGTCTCCAGCCCACCTGGAGAGGCCAAAGATAGCGCCCTCTGCTCTTCAG GGCAGTACATTAGTGACATCTTGAATGCAAGTGGAAACTGGTTCTGCTGTAACGACAGCCAGGTGTCAATGTCCAATGAAGCCGAGTGCTTACCTGCTCTTCTATATGTTCAG GGCAGGAGAGCAGGAGGCCCCAGCACACAGGCCCTAACAGGGCCACCAGCCCCGACAGGGTCAGCACTTGGACCAGCCTCCACACCCCAAGCACAGCCCAGCCTCAACAGGGGTAGTACCAGGCCAAGACTAAACACCCCCAGCCCAGCCTCAACAAGGGCAGCACCTGGACCAGCCTCAGCACCCTCAGCCCAGCCTCAACAGGGTTAG